The following is a genomic window from Pirellulales bacterium.
TGGAGCAACCAACGGAGCAGCCTTCCGCCGGAAAAACCCGCCGCCGGCACCTGCAATCAGCCAATCCCATGCCCGGTTCACCCATCGATCAGGCCATCGCGCTGCGAGCTGCCCTACGGAACGCCGCGACCCAGGCGAACGAACTGATCCGCTCTCTCAAGCGGCAAAAACGCCAGACCAAGCTGGTCGCTTCGGCGCTGGGTTCGCTCAAGGAATTGCAGAAAGTGGCCGGCTGAGCAGTGAGAATTCGCACAGACAACGCCACATACCGCTCGAATAGGTCTGTTTCTGGCTCCGCTCGGACAGGAGACCGAGCCCACGAGCAATGCCGCGAGACAGCGGGGCGGGATGAAGACTCGCGCCTCCAGCCCGCCCCTTGACTGCTCGTGCCCTAGATAGCCTGTTGCAATCGTCGTGAAGACTTTGCCGCCGGCTCCAAGGCACCGGCCAGTTTCGCGACTTGCGGGATTAATTCCTCGAGGTGGTCGAGGTCCGGAAGTTCTCGCGATCTTTGGCTGGCCGTTTCGAGTGCAGTGTTGATGCGTTCGAGCTTTTCGAGCAAAGCATTGGCTTGCCCATCGAGTGAACTCAACAACGCCTGCATCTGATGAAGTTCCGCAAAGCACATAACTGATTCTCCGATTTTGAGACGGGCTTTGAGTATGACGGCAACACGCCGAACACCGCGAGCCGGCTGAAAACAAGGTGCTCGACAAGGTGGGGCACTCGTCGGCACTACGAACCGTGTGCTTTGCTTCGCTTCGCATAGCTTTGAACAATCCCCACGACGTCATGCTAGGCCGGCACAAATCGGCTCGTCAATAGGCACGGGATTCCACAAGCCCATATCCCTCCAAGGAGAAGAGCGATGCTCAAACTTAACGTCGGCTTCAACCGCAAGGTCGGCGAGTCGAACTACGGCTCGCGCGGCGCTTCGGTAAATCTGGAGCTGGAACTCGAAAGTGGGCTCATCGGCGACCCCGACAAGCTCAAGGACCGCATCCGGCAGCTGTTCACCCTGGCGAAAACTTCGGTCGACGAAGAGCTGGCCGGTAATACCTCGTCCAACCATGGCACTGGCAACGGCAACACCAGCCAGCCCGCCAATGGCAGCGGGCAGCGGCGCAACAATGGCCGCCACGCAACAGCTAGCCAGGTGCGGGCGCTGCACGCCATCGCCGGCCGGGAGCAACTGGATTTGGCTGCCGTACTCGCCGAACGGTTCAACGTCTCGCAGGCCGACGACCTGTCGATCAACGAAGCAAGCGAGTTGATCGACAGCCTGAAGGCCCAGAGCAATAGTAGCGGGACGGGAGGGCGGCGATGATTAGCGCCGCCAAGCTCGCGCCCAACGAAACAGCCGAGCGGCTCATGGGCAGGGACTATCTCTCGTTTTCATCGCTATCCCTGTATCAGACCTGTCCGCTGCGCTGGTACTTCAAGTATGTCGCCGGCTTGCCCGAAGAAACGGTTTCTTCGAGCCTCGTCTTCGGCGGCGCGATCCATCGAGCGGTCGAACTCCATTTCAACGAGCTGCTGGCCGGTAACCCGGCGCCAGACCTCGACACTCTGCTCGCCGCGTACCAGACAGGCTGGCTGGACCGGGATCCCGCGCGCGTCCATTTCGGCAAGGACGAAACTGCCGAAAGCCTGGGTCGGCTGGCCGACCGCATGTTGCGGGCTTTTCAAGGCAGCAAACTTGCGGAGCCGGGCGGCAAGATCATCGGCGTCGAAGAGGAGTTGCGCGGGCAGCTCGTTCCAGGGTGCCCTGACCTTTTGGCTCGCATCGACCTGCTCGTCGACACGGGCGACGCACTGGTCATCACCGATTTCAAGACGGCCCGCAGTCGCTGGAGTGCGGGCCACGCTGACGAAGCCGGCGAGCAATTGTTGCTTTATTCGGAGTTGGTCAGGCGACTGGCGCCGGAAAAGTCGATCCGGCTAGAGTTCGCCGTCATCACCAAAACCAACGAACCGGTCGTCGACCGGCTCGCAGTGACCGTTGATCCCCACCGCGTGGCACGGACCAAGCGCGTCATGCAGAACGTCTGGCGTGCAATCGAGGGGCGCCATTTCTTTCCAAGCCCATCGCCGATGAACTGCCCGACGTGCCCGTACCGCGCGCCGTGCCGCGCCTGGACCGGCTGAGCGGCCCGTCGCCAGGGTGACCGGGATCGAAAAACATCCAAAGGAAGCCATTTGATGAAATCGCAAGAATCCTTCCCGTTCGTGATTGCCGCCATTGCCGGCGCCGTGATTGGCTACCCGATCGCCGGCTGGGCAGGCATGATCGGGACCGCAATCGGCCTTTGTTTCGTGCTCGGAGGTCTGGGCGGATCGAGCCAAGGGGCGAAGCCCAGACAGCGGCGGCGGTAACAAGCTGTCAGATGCCGAATGCGACCGTGCCGCCCGCAAGGGCGGCATGTGGTCGCTTTTTTTTAGCAATACACCACTTTCCCCATGTGACCGACAGCTAAACTTCAGCCTTTCGCAGACTCCACTGAGGTGTCCATGATTGCAACGCCAGCCCGTTGCAGCTCTCGCAAGACCCATGGTCCAGGGTGTACTGCGTCAGGCATCGCGGACAGTACGATTGCGCGTCCACCATTCGGACAGGTTCAGCCAGGAGCTCACGCGGGTCGAGCCCAGCCTCCTCAACCGCCATGCGCAAACGGAGTGCTACTCGTTCCTGAAACCATAACAACGCCCGATCCTCGCTCGACGCCACCACCGGGGCCTGGGGTTGCGCGCAGAGTTCCCGAAGTCTCTGTTCAGCAAGTTTACGCAAATCTCGTTGTTGGCAAATAACCGAAGCTACCGCAACTGGTTCATAGCCGTCAAAGCAACCGCGCGCAATACTTTCCGCTGCCCGCATGGCGGCTGCTGGAGACAGCAACAACATGACCATGCGAGAAACCGCGATCATCCGTGATCCGCGAATAAATGACCGATACATCGCGCAGTAGTATGCGATGCTGCAAGCCCATATGGCCAAGAAGCTGGCCAAGTAGGTGGCGGCACTCCATGCTCGATTGAGTGCACCAGCGTAGTATAGAGCCGGTCCAACTACGAACGCGTAAATAGCGAAGGCGGTGCATATGTCAGTTAGCGCACGGCGTTCGATTTTAAGACGGCGCAAACGCCCGGAAATCGCGACCGTATCCGTGATGTCCGCAAGCACAGCCTCAGCGGCTTGCTCGCGTTTTGCCGGCGTGGCCCGGCGAACGCAGTCCAATCGAGTAGCAACAAATACGGCCCCCGCGGCCGAGAATAATTTGGCGACTACTCGCCCGTTGATGAGTAGCTTCCGCTCTTCGGTTGTGATCGAGCTGATGGCTTCATACGGAAGCCAAAGGTCATTTCGCCCTCCATTGGCATCCTGAATTCCGCCTCCTGGAACCAGGACGATGCCACGCGCGTCGAAAGGAAGGGGCCACGCACTGCAAACAAATGAGAAAGACCACGGCAGCAGGTTGGTCAAGACCAAGCGGCCATGCTCATTTGCAAGAGGTCCCATTGCTACCGCGGTGCGATGGCGACGCACGCCGCAAACGCACATCGCCGTTTCGGGGATCCAGCAGCTGCATTCTGAGAAGTAGAGTGCCGCCAGCACCAGTAGAATCAACTCGAGGTCAGTAAGCGTATGCGACGCGATCATGCAGCCGGCTTCCCATCCGCTTTGCACTTTCCGGTAAGCAGCTTCCAAAGCCCAGCTAACAACGCCACACAGGCTGCCGCGACCCCTTTACCCGACTTGGCAATCAGGCCGCCGAGCTTAGACAGTAGGCCGGTTTTCGCGGCTGTAACTGTGGCTCCGCCTGTAATCAAGCCAGTTAGCCCATATTGGGCCATGCGATCGCCGGAGCGCCATTCGGCGTACGTATTGCCCGGCGTGAAGCGCACTGTAGAGAGAAGTTGTTTGGCCGCCGGAATGACACTTGGCAGCGAGTCAATGTCCGCAACGAGGACAGCCGACATAATTCCGGTGCGACCGAGAATTTCGGTGCGGTAGTTCCCCGTCACCCCATCGGTTGACTGTAGCTTTATCGCCCAGACTAGATGATTAGACTGGGCGTCGTAACTCGGCGGATGAATCCAGTCGACCACATGAAGCTCTGGCCAGTTGTGTTGGCGGCGTGCGATGTTGCCCGCATCAGTGCCTTCGCGAATGCTTCGCAGTATGGCATCGGCGTCGAGGCTGCCCTTCTCGTTGTCAGGTACGTGTCCGATGTCGTTATAATGTAGATTAAGAAACCAAGACAGGTTAACCGGCATCAGTACACCATCTAAAGTATCATCTGCTAGGTTCTCGTTAATCTCTGCCCAAGTCTTAGCTCCGACCGTGCCGGTGAACTGGAAGCCTGCTGGCACATCAATTGTCGCGTGCGACCCCAGCGATGCGGTGGCTGGGCCCTTGACCCAAGTAATTGTGTTGTAGAGCCGCGATGCGCGCTCTGCATTGGTCTCGCTCGCTTGAGCCGGGAAGGGCATGGACGCAAGACAGAACGCT
Proteins encoded in this region:
- a CDS encoding PD-(D/E)XK nuclease family protein encodes the protein MISAAKLAPNETAERLMGRDYLSFSSLSLYQTCPLRWYFKYVAGLPEETVSSSLVFGGAIHRAVELHFNELLAGNPAPDLDTLLAAYQTGWLDRDPARVHFGKDETAESLGRLADRMLRAFQGSKLAEPGGKIIGVEEELRGQLVPGCPDLLARIDLLVDTGDALVITDFKTARSRWSAGHADEAGEQLLLYSELVRRLAPEKSIRLEFAVITKTNEPVVDRLAVTVDPHRVARTKRVMQNVWRAIEGRHFFPSPSPMNCPTCPYRAPCRAWTG
- a CDS encoding DUF2167 domain-containing protein, with the translated sequence MRDMLKLNVLSFANVLTLGVYVAFCLASMPFPAQASETNAERASRLYNTITWVKGPATASLGSHATIDVPAGFQFTGTVGAKTWAEINENLADDTLDGVLMPVNLSWFLNLHYNDIGHVPDNEKGSLDADAILRSIREGTDAGNIARRQHNWPELHVVDWIHPPSYDAQSNHLVWAIKLQSTDGVTGNYRTEILGRTGIMSAVLVADIDSLPSVIPAAKQLLSTVRFTPGNTYAEWRSGDRMAQYGLTGLITGGATVTAAKTGLLSKLGGLIAKSGKGVAAACVALLAGLWKLLTGKCKADGKPAA